In Tepidimonas taiwanensis, the following are encoded in one genomic region:
- a CDS encoding DUF2326 domain-containing protein — protein sequence MRLLSLQCDRPSFRQIDFRPEGLSVIVGDASQQQASANGVGKTLAVKLVHHCLGARRDETLARGVGDWRFALELELADGRHRIERNGDGSDITLDGREMNLSALRQWLDTHGPFVLPGDVPGFSFRALYARFARRNRDGDFADPIRLHREEQHEALARTLYLLGADITLVTRKAVLRERVSAIENARRLLQDSDQRLRNLLRTGIDVQAQLADLGERIERTRERLEAMQVAEEYAAVQQEADRLTRELRALETRVAQIDFALVGIARALEMRPDIERETLLGFYRGLEHVFRPEALADFERVERFHRSLAEQRRQRLTRDKLRLMAEREECEAKRRKLAGERDAHLAFLQQHHAIDDYMAVAQQLARMQADHQLLAQYRSVKEQWESEILELREAMTHDDRLAAEYVASNPLCWADQRFRELIHALYPREAAGIVLENNTGTNKLRYDLKVQVEGQGSDGIHAARIMAFDWIVYRHGSYHTMRHLWHDNHLYDPVDPHQRAAWLRLTHAALAGSGSQYILSINTENYGSTRALLGTEGGWLDDAVVARLSGDADAHKLLGVRIGVAV from the coding sequence ATGAGGCTGCTGTCCCTGCAATGCGATCGCCCCTCGTTTCGGCAGATCGATTTTCGGCCAGAAGGGCTGTCGGTGATCGTGGGCGATGCGAGCCAGCAGCAGGCCAGCGCCAACGGCGTGGGCAAGACGCTGGCGGTCAAGCTTGTGCACCACTGTCTGGGGGCGCGCCGCGACGAAACACTGGCGCGTGGCGTGGGCGATTGGCGCTTTGCGCTAGAGCTTGAGCTTGCCGACGGACGGCACCGTATCGAACGCAACGGTGACGGCTCCGACATCACGCTCGATGGGCGCGAGATGAACCTGAGTGCGTTGAGGCAATGGCTCGATACGCATGGGCCGTTCGTTCTGCCGGGGGATGTACCGGGGTTTTCGTTTCGTGCGCTGTACGCTCGCTTTGCCAGACGCAACCGCGACGGCGATTTTGCCGATCCGATACGGTTGCACCGGGAAGAGCAGCATGAGGCGCTGGCGCGCACGCTCTACCTGCTGGGGGCAGATATCACGCTGGTGACACGCAAGGCGGTGTTGCGCGAGCGGGTGTCGGCCATCGAAAACGCGCGCCGCCTGCTCCAGGACAGCGACCAGCGGCTGCGGAATCTCCTGCGCACAGGAATCGACGTGCAAGCGCAGCTGGCCGACCTGGGCGAGCGCATCGAGCGGACCCGCGAAAGGCTTGAGGCCATGCAGGTGGCCGAAGAGTACGCCGCGGTGCAGCAGGAAGCCGACCGGCTGACCCGTGAGCTGCGCGCGCTCGAAACCCGCGTCGCGCAGATCGACTTTGCGCTTGTCGGGATCGCGCGCGCCCTGGAGATGCGTCCCGATATCGAGCGCGAGACGCTGCTGGGTTTTTACCGTGGCCTGGAGCACGTGTTCAGGCCCGAAGCATTGGCCGACTTCGAGCGGGTGGAGCGCTTTCACCGGTCGTTGGCCGAGCAACGCCGCCAGCGGCTCACCCGCGATAAGCTGCGCCTCATGGCCGAGCGGGAAGAGTGCGAAGCCAAGCGCCGCAAACTAGCCGGAGAGCGCGACGCGCACCTTGCCTTTCTTCAACAGCACCACGCAATCGACGACTATATGGCCGTCGCGCAGCAACTGGCGCGCATGCAGGCCGACCATCAACTGCTTGCTCAATACCGCAGCGTTAAAGAACAGTGGGAGTCGGAGATACTGGAGCTACGCGAAGCCATGACGCACGACGACCGGCTGGCAGCCGAGTACGTGGCAAGCAACCCGCTCTGCTGGGCCGATCAGCGTTTCCGCGAACTGATCCACGCACTCTACCCGCGCGAAGCAGCCGGTATCGTGCTCGAAAACAACACCGGCACCAACAAGCTACGGTACGACCTGAAGGTGCAAGTAGAGGGGCAAGGCTCGGATGGCATTCACGCCGCACGCATCATGGCGTTTGACTGGATCGTCTATCGGCACGGCTCGTATCACACGATGCGCCATCTGTGGCACGATAACCATCTCTACGATCCGGTCGATCCACACCAGCGCGCCGCTTGGTTGCGGCTGACCCATGCTGCCCTTGCTGGCAGCGGTTCGCAGTACATCCTGTCGATCAACACCGAGAACTACGGCTCGACCCGCGCATTGCTCGGGACAGAGGGGGGCTGGCTCGATGACGCAGTGGTTGCCCGCCTCTCGGGCGACGCGGACGCACACAAGCTGCTCGGGGTGCGCATTGGGGTGGCGGTGTAG
- a CDS encoding ABC-three component system middle component 6, producing the protein MHNLALAVAPHEHLGFADSLIGLAGWLRTRLDAPRTLDELYAMLSQEESGWPRRPSFEQVALAVTLLFAIGVARFAHEDRIERVKS; encoded by the coding sequence ATGCACAACCTGGCCCTGGCCGTTGCGCCCCATGAACATTTGGGCTTTGCCGATAGCCTGATCGGGCTTGCGGGTTGGCTCCGCACGCGGCTCGATGCGCCGCGCACGCTCGATGAGCTGTATGCCATGCTCTCGCAAGAGGAAAGCGGGTGGCCGCGGCGTCCAAGCTTCGAGCAGGTGGCGCTGGCGGTGACGCTGCTTTTTGCCATCGGCGTGGCTCGGTTTGCCCATGAAGATCGCATTGAGCGGGTGAAGTCATGA
- a CDS encoding ABC-three component system protein has product MSAEYWYHLHFKLRLYEADGNAFQRLVADILHAAFPDFEPVAPAGRYGDGGNDGFIRGEGRYFQVYGPHAGSAPQPADVVRKVKEDFAKLRQRYPNLQRYSFVMNDRYRGVPANVSDALLALEQETGVACDAVASHVLADLFMKLPEVRRQMILGGVPTTLPEYVDPRAVAEVLQHLADAPMRVDPSRERAPDFEEKIRFNGLPPAVADRLRSMSYQCGTVEDFLASRGRHLAQAIAMELRELYAQSLATVTSDDADTSALRYVWMIEQLLPPVEHPHSLKAYREAAEVVLAKYFESCDVYAQPGPGRCAP; this is encoded by the coding sequence ATGAGCGCAGAGTACTGGTACCACCTTCACTTCAAGCTGAGGCTCTACGAGGCGGACGGCAACGCTTTCCAGCGCTTGGTGGCAGATATTCTGCACGCCGCTTTTCCGGACTTTGAGCCCGTTGCTCCGGCGGGCCGCTACGGCGATGGTGGTAACGACGGCTTCATTCGCGGCGAGGGGAGGTATTTTCAGGTCTACGGCCCGCATGCTGGGTCTGCACCACAGCCAGCCGATGTCGTGCGAAAGGTCAAGGAGGACTTTGCCAAACTGCGCCAACGCTATCCGAACTTACAGCGCTACAGCTTTGTGATGAACGACCGCTACCGAGGTGTGCCGGCGAATGTATCCGATGCGCTGCTGGCGCTCGAGCAGGAAACCGGTGTTGCCTGTGACGCCGTGGCCAGCCACGTTCTGGCCGACCTTTTCATGAAGCTGCCTGAGGTCCGGCGACAGATGATCCTTGGTGGCGTTCCCACGACGCTTCCCGAATATGTCGACCCGCGCGCGGTGGCCGAAGTTCTGCAGCACTTGGCCGATGCCCCTATGCGCGTTGACCCTAGCCGCGAACGCGCCCCCGATTTCGAAGAGAAAATCCGTTTCAACGGCCTGCCACCGGCGGTGGCTGACCGGCTGCGGTCGATGTCCTATCAGTGCGGGACTGTTGAAGATTTTCTGGCATCGCGTGGCCGGCATCTGGCGCAGGCTATCGCCATGGAGTTGCGCGAGCTGTATGCGCAAAGTCTTGCGACTGTAACGAGCGACGATGCCGATACGTCGGCATTGCGTTATGTCTGGATGATCGAGCAGCTCCTTCCGCCCGTGGAGCACCCGCACAGCCTGAAAGCCTATCGTGAGGCGGCCGAGGTGGTGCTGGCCAAATATTTTGAGAGTTGCGACGTCTATGCACAACCTGGCCCTGGCCGTTGCGCCCCATGA
- a CDS encoding prepilin peptidase has protein sequence MSTTLLDPAALGPWGWSAAALLGLIVGSFLNVVIHRLPRMLERRWAAECAALQAPQSGAPPLPSESSRFDLLYPASHCPACKTPIRWYHNIPVLGWLLLRGRCAACGAPIAWRYPLVEVLTGVAFAIVFARHGAAWPTLAWWGFAAAVLALAFIDWDTTLLPDDITLPLAWAGLIAAALGWSGVTLADALWGAVAGYLSLWSVYWAFKLLTGKEGMGYGDFKLLAGLGAWLGWQALIPIVLVASALGAVVGLAMKAMQTLREGRYVPFGPFLAFGGLLVWALGPRQVLGVLGL, from the coding sequence ATGTCCACGACGCTACTCGATCCGGCCGCGCTCGGGCCGTGGGGCTGGTCGGCGGCGGCCCTGCTTGGGCTGATCGTCGGCAGTTTTCTCAACGTGGTTATCCACCGCCTGCCACGAATGCTGGAACGCCGCTGGGCCGCGGAGTGCGCGGCGCTGCAAGCCCCCCAGAGTGGCGCGCCCCCCCTACCCAGCGAATCGTCCCGCTTCGACCTGCTCTACCCCGCCTCCCACTGCCCGGCGTGTAAGACTCCGATACGCTGGTACCACAACATCCCCGTGCTCGGCTGGCTGCTGCTGCGCGGGCGCTGCGCGGCGTGCGGTGCGCCCATCGCGTGGCGCTACCCGCTGGTGGAGGTGCTGACCGGGGTGGCGTTTGCCATCGTGTTCGCGCGCCACGGGGCCGCGTGGCCGACGCTGGCGTGGTGGGGCTTTGCGGCGGCGGTGCTGGCGCTGGCGTTCATCGACTGGGACACGACGCTGCTGCCGGACGACATCACGCTGCCGCTGGCGTGGGCGGGGTTGATCGCCGCCGCGCTCGGCTGGAGCGGCGTGACGCTCGCCGATGCGCTGTGGGGCGCGGTGGCCGGCTACCTGAGCCTGTGGAGCGTGTATTGGGCGTTCAAGCTCCTGACCGGCAAGGAAGGCATGGGGTACGGCGACTTCAAGCTGCTCGCGGGACTCGGGGCGTGGCTCGGCTGGCAGGCACTGATCCCCATCGTGCTGGTGGCGTCCGCGCTCGGTGCCGTGGTCGGGCTGGCGATGAAGGCGATGCAGACGCTGCGCGAAGGGCGTTACGTGCCGTTCGGGCCGTTTCTGGCCTTTGGCGGGTTGCTGGTGTGGGCGCTGGGGCCGCGGCAGGTGTTGGGGGTGCTCGGCCTGTGA
- the coaE gene encoding dephospho-CoA kinase (Dephospho-CoA kinase (CoaE) performs the final step in coenzyme A biosynthesis.): protein MSAPETRRPLRIGLTGGIGSGKSTVAAILTELGAPVVDADALSRASTAPGGAAIDAIRRTFGADYIRADGALDRDRMRALVFADPEAKARLEAIIHPIVRAEIDRRIAACTADTIVLDLPLLVESDAWRQRCDRVWVVDCTPETQIQRVMARNGWPREQVLAVLAQQASRAQRLAAADVVIDNDGIDLDTLRARVRAAWEWRGMPL from the coding sequence GTGAGCGCGCCTGAGACCCGGCGGCCGCTGCGCATCGGGCTCACCGGCGGCATCGGCAGCGGCAAGAGCACGGTCGCCGCGATACTGACCGAACTGGGCGCCCCCGTGGTCGACGCCGACGCCCTTTCGCGCGCCAGCACGGCGCCCGGTGGCGCCGCGATCGACGCCATCCGCCGGACCTTCGGCGCCGACTACATCCGGGCGGACGGCGCGCTGGACCGCGACCGCATGCGCGCCCTCGTCTTCGCCGACCCCGAGGCCAAGGCGCGGCTGGAGGCGATCATCCACCCGATCGTGCGCGCCGAGATCGACCGCCGTATCGCCGCGTGCACGGCCGACACCATCGTGCTCGACCTGCCGCTGCTGGTCGAGTCCGACGCGTGGCGGCAGCGGTGCGATCGCGTCTGGGTGGTGGACTGCACGCCGGAGACACAGATTCAGCGCGTCATGGCACGCAACGGCTGGCCGCGCGAACAGGTGCTCGCCGTGCTGGCGCAGCAGGCCAGCCGGGCGCAGCGGCTGGCCGCCGCCGACGTGGTGATCGACAACGATGGCATCGACCTCGACACCCTGCGCGCGCGCGTGCGCGCCGCGTGGGAATGGCGGGGAATGCCGCTATGA